The proteins below are encoded in one region of Microscilla marina ATCC 23134:
- a CDS encoding leucine-rich repeat domain-containing protein, with amino-acid sequence MLGFRSLLQKKLQKQLAPFYSRNDIKKATEYYVPTQCQNIAPSKEHEPGHTHAFATKESLIPFFMDKVFNNKSQTDRFFIIMADSGMGKTTFMINLYATYIKKNGADNIELIPLGYPDALTEIDKIQPHKRKKTILLLDAFDEDNHAIKDYQSRLKLILQKANDFKEIIITCRTQFFPSEVEEPKETGVLKFGDNGGEYVFRKLYISPFDDLDIKKYLKKKYSFFRKKKQQKAEEIVKQSPNLMVRPMLLSYIDDLIESSQKYERTYQIYQELIKKWIHREVQRRPKGKQEYQEQLYKFSRVIANNIYENHKKREGFFIEGNEVLHFARQQEVDLQELELKSRSLLNRDVQGRYKFSHKSILEYFLALEAFENDAFIKDGNFDGIEQTEAFLQEMYYDRAIQLDGEFRLSTNVTNQPFGNLKLSGMKNVVYISIKKIDSKVLRILKGFTNLEILSLYNVSIMQNKLKAFLYNAELSITRKYLIDASFVQDLTHLEKVDLSHNQITDTVIFEKMHSLQKLNLNNNKVSNINTLGKLDKITELNLSNNRIEDISPLVNLRKLQSLKLQNNKITSTEELKAFNQLTILDISENDLDQQDVEALQAALPNCKITFY; translated from the coding sequence ATGCTTGGATTTAGAAGTTTATTACAAAAGAAGTTACAAAAACAACTAGCCCCTTTTTATTCTCGCAATGACATCAAAAAGGCCACAGAATATTATGTGCCCACACAATGCCAGAATATAGCACCATCGAAAGAACACGAACCTGGACATACACACGCTTTTGCTACTAAGGAGAGTCTGATTCCATTTTTTATGGATAAGGTATTTAATAACAAGAGTCAGACTGACCGCTTCTTTATTATTATGGCAGACTCTGGGATGGGTAAGACAACTTTTATGATTAACTTGTATGCTACTTATATAAAAAAAAATGGGGCAGATAATATTGAACTTATTCCCTTGGGGTACCCCGATGCATTGACAGAAATAGACAAAATACAACCTCACAAACGAAAAAAAACGATTTTGTTGCTCGATGCATTTGATGAAGACAATCACGCCATCAAAGATTATCAATCGAGGTTGAAGCTTATTTTGCAAAAAGCCAATGATTTCAAAGAAATCATCATCACTTGTCGCACGCAGTTTTTCCCCTCAGAGGTAGAAGAGCCTAAAGAAACAGGGGTACTTAAGTTTGGTGATAATGGCGGAGAATATGTTTTTCGCAAACTGTATATTTCTCCCTTTGATGACTTGGATATTAAAAAATACCTCAAAAAGAAGTATTCCTTCTTTAGAAAGAAAAAACAACAGAAAGCCGAAGAAATAGTCAAACAATCGCCCAATCTGATGGTGCGCCCTATGCTGCTAAGCTATATAGACGACTTGATTGAAAGTAGTCAAAAATATGAACGTACTTACCAGATTTACCAGGAGCTGATCAAAAAATGGATTCACCGGGAGGTGCAACGTCGCCCTAAGGGCAAGCAAGAGTACCAGGAACAATTGTATAAATTTTCGCGGGTAATAGCCAACAACATTTACGAAAACCATAAAAAACGAGAAGGTTTTTTTATTGAGGGTAATGAGGTGTTACACTTTGCCCGACAACAAGAGGTTGACCTCCAGGAACTAGAGCTCAAAAGTCGTTCGTTGCTCAACCGTGACGTACAGGGGCGTTATAAGTTTTCGCATAAATCTATTCTGGAATACTTTCTCGCGCTAGAGGCTTTCGAGAATGATGCTTTCATCAAGGATGGAAATTTTGATGGCATAGAGCAAACCGAGGCTTTTTTGCAAGAGATGTATTATGACAGGGCTATTCAGTTAGATGGGGAGTTTCGGCTCAGCACCAATGTGACGAACCAGCCATTTGGAAACCTGAAGCTCTCAGGGATGAAAAATGTGGTCTACATATCTATCAAAAAGATAGATTCTAAGGTGTTGAGGATATTAAAAGGGTTTACTAATTTAGAAATATTATCATTGTACAATGTTTCTATCATGCAGAATAAACTCAAAGCATTTTTGTACAATGCCGAACTAAGCATAACTCGTAAGTACTTGATAGATGCCAGCTTTGTACAAGATTTGACTCACCTTGAGAAGGTAGATTTGAGCCATAATCAAATCACAGATACTGTCATTTTTGAGAAAATGCACAGTTTACAAAAACTCAATTTGAACAATAATAAGGTAAGTAATATCAATACACTGGGTAAACTGGATAAAATTACAGAACTTAACCTAAGCAATAATCGCATTGAAGATATTTCACCTTTGGTCAATCTACGCAAGTTACAATCGCTCAAGCTACAGAACAATAAAATTACTTCTACTGAAGAACTGAAGGCTTTCAATCAATTGACTATTCTTGATATAAGCGAGAATGATCTTGACCAACAAGACGTAGAGGCGCTTCAGGCTGCTTTGCCTAATTGTAAGATTACTTTTTATTAA
- a CDS encoding bifunctional aminotransferase class I/II-fold pyridoxal phosphate-dependent enzyme/GNAT family N-acetyltransferase, with the protein MSKALDTLNQILVYGANKGVTLNSTTDKSLSGTQITIKDQSLINFGSCSYMGLEYHNALKAGAQDALERYGTQFSTSRTYLSLGLYDELEAELHNIFQKPLIATASTTLGHLAALPVIIEEGDAVILDLQVHSSVQMATQILKARKVPIYIIPHNSTEGLEMKIKQLQNKHKKIWYLADGVYSMYGDGAPLKELERMLNTYKQFHLYIDDAHGMGWTGENGVGYVRSKMAHHDKMVLATSLNKSFASAGGLIVFPNEEMRNKVRNCGSTLIFSGPIQPPMLGAAIASAKLHQTSTFEQSQKELQAKIAYTNQRIEELNLPQYCPSETPLFFICAGTTRIICNIIDRMKQRGFYLNSAGFPAVPMKKGGIRFMITAHHTYQEIDAMLVALQREYVLGLEEEGSSIAHVAKTFKLPPFEIVFEEQVTEKESKEDDTLQLHEELYRTIESIDSKEWDKYLGTDDGCHSYNNIRQLQMSFSNHPRKEDNAQFYFHKVTDERGEIVTLAFFTSAWVKDDMFADAEVSAKVEEMRMVDPYYLTSKQVVTGTMFSMGKSVYMNRQHPQWKQGLEKLIEQIQQVVEQEGASKLILRDFDQTESEDLKDMMLELGLIAYQLPNNCVVEHVNWNSQEEYLQTLSSKYRYSLRKEILKYTDQFDVRFDKPTTEPEKRTCFELYKNVFDKALEMNVFELPYAVFEMMYNDPNYDIIRLYLKGSDEVVGVLFSYRNGSRYNALAVGLNYEYVRTHNTYKQILYQSVLRANALGCITLDLAFTAELEKKKVGATVKPVYAFVQAAEHLSHAILETIQ; encoded by the coding sequence ATGTCAAAAGCATTAGATACATTGAATCAAATTTTAGTTTATGGTGCCAACAAAGGGGTTACCTTGAACTCTACCACAGACAAAAGCTTATCAGGTACTCAGATTACAATCAAAGACCAATCACTTATTAATTTTGGCTCATGTAGCTATATGGGGTTAGAATACCACAACGCCCTCAAAGCAGGAGCACAAGATGCCTTAGAACGTTACGGTACACAGTTTTCTACTTCACGTACTTACCTTTCACTAGGGCTTTATGACGAACTCGAAGCTGAGCTTCATAATATTTTCCAAAAGCCACTAATAGCTACCGCAAGTACCACTCTGGGACATCTGGCTGCTTTGCCGGTAATTATAGAAGAGGGCGACGCAGTCATCTTAGACTTACAAGTACATTCAAGTGTACAAATGGCTACACAAATATTAAAGGCGCGTAAAGTACCTATCTATATTATTCCTCATAACTCTACTGAAGGGTTAGAAATGAAGATCAAACAATTACAGAATAAACATAAAAAAATATGGTATTTGGCAGACGGCGTATACTCTATGTATGGTGATGGGGCACCCCTGAAAGAACTAGAGCGAATGCTCAATACTTACAAGCAGTTCCACCTGTATATAGATGACGCCCACGGAATGGGATGGACAGGTGAAAATGGGGTAGGCTATGTACGTAGCAAAATGGCGCATCACGACAAAATGGTGTTGGCCACTTCATTAAACAAGTCTTTTGCTTCGGCAGGTGGCTTGATTGTGTTCCCCAACGAAGAAATGCGCAATAAAGTAAGAAACTGTGGGAGCACCCTGATCTTTTCGGGGCCCATTCAGCCCCCTATGTTAGGGGCGGCGATTGCATCCGCTAAATTGCACCAAACCTCCACGTTTGAGCAGAGTCAAAAAGAATTGCAAGCAAAGATAGCTTATACCAACCAACGTATTGAAGAGTTAAACTTGCCTCAATACTGTCCTTCTGAAACCCCATTATTTTTTATTTGTGCAGGTACTACTCGTATTATTTGCAATATAATTGACCGGATGAAACAACGCGGCTTTTATCTAAATTCGGCAGGTTTTCCGGCAGTGCCTATGAAGAAAGGTGGGATTCGTTTTATGATTACAGCCCACCATACTTACCAAGAAATAGACGCCATGTTGGTGGCTTTGCAGCGTGAGTATGTATTGGGTTTAGAAGAAGAAGGCAGTAGCATTGCCCACGTAGCCAAAACCTTTAAATTACCTCCTTTTGAGATCGTGTTTGAAGAGCAGGTAACCGAAAAGGAAAGCAAAGAAGATGATACACTACAATTGCACGAAGAGTTATACCGCACAATTGAATCTATAGATTCTAAGGAATGGGACAAGTACTTGGGTACTGATGATGGGTGTCACTCTTACAATAACATTCGTCAGTTACAAATGTCCTTTTCTAATCATCCACGAAAAGAAGACAATGCCCAGTTTTACTTTCATAAAGTGACGGATGAACGAGGTGAAATAGTGACGTTGGCATTTTTTACCAGCGCCTGGGTCAAAGACGATATGTTTGCCGATGCCGAAGTATCGGCCAAGGTAGAAGAAATGAGAATGGTAGACCCCTACTACCTTACATCCAAGCAGGTGGTTACAGGTACTATGTTCTCTATGGGGAAGTCAGTATATATGAACCGACAGCACCCACAATGGAAGCAAGGGTTAGAAAAACTGATTGAGCAAATTCAACAAGTAGTAGAACAAGAAGGTGCCAGCAAACTTATTTTAAGGGATTTTGACCAGACCGAGAGCGAAGATCTAAAAGATATGATGCTTGAGTTAGGGCTCATTGCCTACCAACTGCCCAACAACTGTGTAGTAGAGCATGTCAACTGGAACAGCCAAGAAGAATACTTGCAAACTTTGAGCAGTAAGTACCGCTATAGCCTACGCAAAGAAATTTTAAAATATACCGATCAATTTGACGTAAGGTTTGACAAGCCTACCACCGAACCAGAAAAGCGTACTTGCTTTGAGCTATACAAAAATGTATTTGACAAAGCCTTGGAAATGAACGTGTTTGAACTGCCTTATGCAGTGTTTGAAATGATGTATAATGATCCCAATTATGACATCATTCGTTTGTATCTCAAAGGCAGCGATGAAGTAGTAGGTGTATTGTTTAGTTACCGCAATGGCAGCAGGTATAATGCGTTGGCAGTAGGTTTAAATTATGAGTATGTACGTACCCACAATACTTATAAGCAAATCCTATATCAATCGGTGTTGAGAGCCAATGCACTGGGTTGCATTACCCTTGACCTGGCCTTTACTGCCGAGCTTGAAAAAAAGAAAGTGGGCGCTACGGTCAAGCCTGTGTATGCTTTTGTACAAGCTGCCGAACACCTTAGCCACGCTATATTAGAAACCATTCAGTAG